One segment of Nostoc flagelliforme CCNUN1 DNA contains the following:
- a CDS encoding aliphatic sulfonate ABC transporter substrate-binding protein — protein sequence MIKRRRFLNVATSSLGGFSMAYLLGSCNQQSQLNVASTTENSISLGIKTKVLRMGYQSAGDLFRNRQVLEKRLEPLGIKVEWAQFVQGPQLMEGMAAKRVDVGSVGETPPIFAQVAGSDLVYVVGTQRTQRTGTSSVIAVPPESLLQKFEDIKGQEVYFQKGSASHYFILRALQSIGLTIKDIKIKSMATIEARGAFLEGRIPVWMTGDPHYAIAQKMGRIRVLRDSVGLDSPGGYYIAERKFAEENPGLLKIIIEELHALDKWAEANRDEVKKLMITTQKLDEDVADKVMSRRTFAGRRGLSPALIAEQQRVADLFFQEGVIPKKINIQDALLPPDLYAAITPPEIMV from the coding sequence ATGATTAAACGCCGTCGTTTTCTAAATGTTGCTACATCTAGTCTGGGCGGTTTTTCTATGGCATATTTGTTGGGAAGTTGTAACCAACAAAGCCAACTGAATGTAGCAAGTACTACTGAGAATTCCATTTCCCTTGGTATCAAAACTAAAGTTCTCCGCATGGGTTATCAGAGTGCAGGGGATCTTTTCAGAAATCGGCAAGTTTTAGAAAAACGCTTAGAGCCACTGGGTATCAAGGTGGAATGGGCGCAATTTGTCCAAGGGCCTCAACTCATGGAAGGCATGGCTGCGAAAAGAGTTGACGTGGGATCAGTAGGAGAAACGCCACCAATTTTTGCCCAAGTCGCTGGTTCGGATCTGGTTTATGTCGTCGGTACACAAAGAACCCAAAGAACAGGAACAAGTAGTGTGATCGCTGTACCTCCAGAGTCTCTCCTTCAGAAATTTGAGGATATTAAGGGGCAAGAAGTTTATTTTCAAAAAGGCTCGGCATCACACTATTTTATTCTTAGAGCTTTGCAGTCAATCGGCTTGACAATCAAAGATATTAAAATCAAAAGTATGGCGACTATCGAGGCGCGAGGTGCGTTTCTCGAAGGGAGAATTCCTGTTTGGATGACAGGAGATCCCCACTATGCGATCGCGCAAAAAATGGGTCGAATTCGTGTCCTTAGAGATTCTGTGGGGCTAGATTCTCCTGGGGGCTACTACATTGCTGAGAGGAAGTTTGCCGAAGAAAACCCTGGCTTGCTCAAAATTATCATTGAAGAACTTCATGCCCTTGATAAGTGGGCAGAGGCGAATCGAGATGAAGTAAAAAAATTGATGATCACAACACAAAAGCTCGATGAGGATGTAGCCGACAAGGTAATGTCTCGTCGCACTTTCGCAGGGCGTAGAGGTCTAAGTCCTGCACTGATAGCGGAACAACAGCGTGTAGCAGATTTATTCTTTCAAGAGGGTGTCATACCGAAGAAAATCAACATTCAGGATGCGTTACTTCCGCCTGATTTGTATGCTGCGATCACACCGCCAGAAATTATGGTCTAG
- a CDS encoding ABC transporter ATP-binding protein: MTKKSRKSQYFQRAADAPNLPDSPFRFICYFVNHFRWWYVTMVILEVIHATCGIMLPYAIGEIIRGVTRRAGDSKLILDAMSQPLMLFTALSVGEVIFGRAAGLLQTILHPIHRQHIVRSLYAYLQHHSHRYLSSSFSGALAHRISETSLGVTQTMQMLITEFMPVIIVYTVTTILLYRVYPPLAGFVGMWAVLFISISFWLATRCRIYSRKAAAARSETTGIIVDAVTNLTSSRLFARLGFERRYLNEQLRDELKEVRKSNWYSERIRWFQFISAAVLKIGTLYYSLSLWSQGTIATADFVVATSLSLLIISEARNLSKRFLEFFEHIGNIANGVFTIVQPHEIIDRDSAIAHSITQGKIEFRQVNFSYSLEKKVFDNLSITIQPGQRVGLVGFSGSGKSSFVNLILRQFDPQSGQIFIDGVDIRDMTQDALHAQISLIPQDPSLFHRTLIENIRYGQLDATDEEVIQAARKAYAHDFIAQIKEGYDSLVGERGIKLSGGQRQRIAIARVILKDAPILILDEATSSLDSITEKAIQDTLDSAMNGKTVIVVAHRLSTIAHLDRILVFDQGRIIEDGTHTKLLARCGAYYRLWKMQAGGFLPVEANNHNISKLQTG; this comes from the coding sequence ATGACGAAAAAATCCAGAAAATCCCAATACTTTCAACGTGCTGCCGATGCGCCTAACTTGCCTGATAGTCCATTCAGGTTCATTTGTTATTTTGTCAATCATTTCCGGTGGTGGTACGTGACGATGGTGATTCTGGAGGTAATACACGCAACCTGCGGCATCATGTTACCTTATGCCATTGGCGAGATCATCCGGGGTGTGACACGACGGGCGGGCGACAGCAAACTCATTCTTGATGCCATGAGCCAACCCCTGATGCTTTTCACCGCCTTGAGTGTGGGTGAAGTGATATTCGGGCGAGCGGCTGGACTTTTGCAGACTATCCTCCATCCGATCCACCGACAACACATCGTCCGATCGCTATATGCATACTTACAGCACCATTCGCATCGCTATCTCAGCAGCAGTTTTTCTGGGGCATTGGCACATCGGATTAGCGAAACTTCTCTGGGTGTGACTCAGACGATGCAAATGCTGATTACTGAATTTATGCCAGTAATCATTGTGTATACCGTCACCACGATATTACTGTATCGCGTCTATCCTCCACTTGCTGGATTCGTGGGGATGTGGGCAGTTCTCTTCATCAGTATTTCGTTCTGGCTGGCAACTCGCTGTCGAATTTACTCCCGAAAAGCCGCAGCAGCAAGAAGTGAAACAACTGGCATCATTGTAGATGCGGTAACGAATCTCACTAGTAGCCGACTGTTTGCTCGCCTGGGTTTTGAACGACGCTATTTGAATGAGCAATTAAGGGACGAACTCAAAGAGGTGAGAAAATCGAACTGGTACTCGGAGCGAATCCGCTGGTTTCAGTTTATCTCAGCAGCAGTCCTGAAAATTGGCACTTTGTATTACTCGCTCTCACTTTGGAGTCAGGGGACGATCGCTACTGCGGATTTCGTCGTAGCAACCAGTCTGTCGCTGTTAATCATCAGTGAAGCCCGCAATTTAAGTAAACGGTTTCTAGAATTTTTTGAACATATCGGCAATATTGCCAATGGTGTCTTCACTATTGTTCAACCCCACGAGATCATTGATCGTGATAGTGCGATCGCCCACTCAATCACCCAAGGTAAGATCGAGTTTCGGCAAGTGAATTTTAGCTACTCCCTTGAGAAAAAAGTATTCGACAACTTGTCTATCACCATCCAACCAGGCCAGCGTGTTGGACTGGTTGGCTTTTCTGGCTCTGGGAAATCCAGTTTCGTGAATCTGATTTTGCGTCAATTCGACCCCCAATCGGGACAGATTTTCATTGATGGGGTGGATATTCGAGACATGACGCAAGATGCCCTACACGCCCAGATCAGCTTGATTCCTCAAGATCCGTCTCTGTTCCATCGGACATTAATAGAAAATATTCGTTATGGACAACTGGATGCCACCGACGAGGAAGTGATCCAGGCAGCACGCAAGGCCTATGCTCACGATTTTATCGCTCAGATTAAGGAAGGGTATGATTCTTTGGTGGGCGAACGTGGTATCAAACTTTCTGGAGGACAGAGACAGCGAATTGCGATCGCGCGGGTAATTCTCAAAGACGCGCCGATCCTAATTTTAGATGAAGCCACCTCTAGCCTCGATTCCATCACCGAAAAAGCCATCCAAGATACTTTAGATTCAGCGATGAATGGAAAAACGGTCATCGTGGTAGCTCATCGACTTTCTACTATTGCCCATCTAGACCGCATTTTGGTATTTGACCAAGGGCGCATTATCGAAGATGGCACTCATACCAAACTGCTGGCACGCTGTGGTGCCTACTACAGGTTATGGAAAATGCAGGCAGGTGGATTCTTACCTGTAGAAGCCAATAATCACAACATATCTAAACTACAAACAGGATAG
- the ssuD gene encoding FMNH2-dependent alkanesulfonate monooxygenase, translated as MQLLWFIPTHGDGRYLATATGGRAVSFPYLRQIAQAVDDLGYTGALLPTGRSCEDAWIVASTLVSLTRQMRFLVAIRPGLVSPGVAARMAATFDRLSGGRLLINVVTGGDPVELAGDGLHLDHDQRYELTDEFLTVWRAIASGEQANLQGDYLNIQDGKLLFPPVQKPYPPLWFGGSSPVAQKIAAKHVDVYLTWGEPPAQVAEKIASVRRLALSEGRTLRFGIRLHVIVRETESEAWDAANQLIKYVDDEAIAKAQKAYARMDSVGQRRMTQLHHGNREALEISPNLWAGVGLVRGGAGTALVGDPQTVAARILEYADLGVESFILSGYPHLEEAYRVAELLFPHLPLENLPPVEKQHVLSPFGEIVANEDFPKQEHKERATSIS; from the coding sequence ATGCAGCTACTATGGTTCATCCCAACCCACGGCGACGGACGTTACCTTGCAACTGCTACAGGCGGACGGGCAGTAAGCTTTCCTTATCTGCGGCAGATTGCCCAAGCGGTGGATGACCTTGGTTATACAGGGGCATTGCTGCCTACAGGCCGCTCTTGCGAAGATGCTTGGATTGTAGCGTCAACGCTGGTATCACTGACGCGACAGATGCGTTTTTTGGTAGCGATTCGTCCCGGCTTGGTATCACCTGGAGTAGCAGCGCGGATGGCAGCGACTTTTGATCGCCTTTCTGGAGGACGTTTACTGATTAATGTCGTGACCGGTGGCGATCCCGTGGAGTTAGCGGGAGATGGCTTGCATTTAGATCACGATCAGCGCTATGAATTAACAGATGAATTTTTGACAGTATGGCGAGCGATCGCTAGTGGTGAACAAGCTAATCTTCAGGGCGACTATCTCAACATCCAAGATGGTAAACTGCTGTTTCCACCCGTCCAGAAGCCATATCCTCCCTTGTGGTTTGGCGGTTCCTCTCCTGTTGCTCAAAAAATTGCTGCCAAGCACGTAGATGTCTATCTAACTTGGGGCGAACCACCGGCGCAAGTAGCCGAGAAGATTGCATCAGTTCGGAGACTTGCTTTATCAGAAGGGCGAACTTTGCGGTTTGGGATTCGCCTACATGTGATTGTGCGCGAAACCGAAAGTGAAGCTTGGGATGCGGCGAATCAATTGATTAAATATGTGGATGACGAGGCGATCGCCAAAGCCCAAAAAGCTTATGCCCGGATGGACTCAGTTGGACAACGGCGGATGACTCAATTACACCACGGTAATCGTGAGGCATTAGAGATTAGCCCGAACCTGTGGGCGGGAGTTGGTTTGGTGCGGGGTGGTGCAGGAACGGCCTTAGTAGGCGATCCTCAAACCGTAGCTGCCAGGATATTAGAATACGCAGATTTGGGTGTTGAGTCCTTTATCCTCTCTGGCTATCCCCACCTAGAAGAAGCTTATCGAGTTGCGGAACTTCTATTTCCCCATTTGCCATTAGAGAATCTGCCGCCAGTAGAGAAGCAACATGTCTTGAGTCCATTTGGCGAAATTGTGGCAAATGAAGATTTCCCTAAGCAAGAGCATAAAGAAAGAGCAACGTCCATATCCTAG
- a CDS encoding beta-class carbonic anhydrase, whose protein sequence is MLHQQIDQKISEKEAWALRRQLGIPNNKRLWVLACMDERLPVEKALGIGEGDAHIFRNAGGLVTDDAIRSAMLTTQFFGTKEIIVINHTECGMMTASGDFLSEVLRNQGIDVDQVNVDPALPELKLPKGVFSKWIKTFTDVDESCTQQVELLRNSFLIPQDVVIHGYIWEVENMSLRRPYKRLSEKVNTASAMNTKTTKHTQPVLEIGSLIE, encoded by the coding sequence ATGCTGCACCAACAAATTGACCAAAAAATCTCAGAAAAAGAAGCGTGGGCATTGCGCCGTCAGTTAGGGATACCTAACAATAAACGCTTGTGGGTGCTGGCTTGCATGGACGAACGTTTACCTGTGGAGAAAGCATTAGGAATTGGTGAAGGAGATGCTCATATTTTCCGTAATGCTGGGGGATTAGTGACGGATGATGCTATCCGGTCAGCGATGTTAACTACACAGTTTTTTGGCACAAAAGAAATCATCGTTATTAATCATACCGAATGTGGCATGATGACAGCATCAGGAGACTTTCTCAGTGAGGTATTGCGAAATCAAGGTATTGATGTGGATCAAGTTAATGTCGATCCTGCTTTGCCAGAGTTGAAGCTACCAAAAGGCGTTTTTTCCAAGTGGATCAAAACGTTTACCGATGTGGATGAAAGCTGCACACAGCAGGTGGAATTGCTGCGTAATTCTTTTTTAATTCCCCAGGATGTAGTTATTCATGGCTACATCTGGGAAGTAGAGAATATGAGTTTACGCCGTCCCTACAAACGTCTGAGTGAGAAAGTCAACACAGCATCAGCTATGAATACCAAAACCACAAAACATACTCAACCCGTTTTAGAAATTGGGAGTTTAATTGAATGA
- the ssuE gene encoding NADPH-dependent FMN reductase yields MTNILAIAGSPTHPSRTYGVVEYTAKLLQQEGLHVDIISVRDLPAEDLVFGRYESQALEQPKALLAKADGVIIATPIYKAAYTGVLKTFLDLLPQKSLTGKPVLPIALGGTIAHLLAIEYALKPVLSELGARHILATIYAVDKQVQRQADNSVLLDEEIEQRLKDVLKEFVKAVEYDAAAPQELVHAN; encoded by the coding sequence ATGACAAATATTTTAGCGATCGCTGGTAGTCCAACCCATCCATCTAGAACTTATGGTGTTGTCGAATACACTGCCAAGCTTTTACAACAAGAAGGCTTGCATGTAGACATTATTTCAGTTCGGGATTTGCCTGCTGAAGATTTAGTTTTTGGACGATATGAGAGCCAAGCTTTAGAACAGCCAAAAGCTTTATTAGCAAAGGCAGATGGTGTGATTATTGCCACCCCAATTTACAAAGCTGCTTACACAGGAGTGCTAAAAACATTTCTAGATTTGCTGCCACAAAAATCATTGACAGGTAAACCTGTGTTACCAATTGCCCTTGGTGGGACGATCGCTCACTTATTGGCAATTGAATATGCCCTAAAACCTGTGTTATCTGAATTAGGAGCGCGGCATATCCTAGCTACTATTTATGCGGTAGACAAACAAGTTCAACGACAAGCTGATAACAGCGTTCTGTTAGATGAGGAAATTGAGCAAAGACTCAAAGATGTTCTCAAGGAATTTGTTAAAGCTGTAGAATATGATGCCGCAGCGCCTCAAGAATTGGTTCATGCCAATTAA
- a CDS encoding sugar-binding domain-containing protein — MVSIIGNMSHSGRAGRHEVVMHLSDRVGSQAYPVPTPVVATSVEERELLQTQRSFLAVKTLAEQAKATFVGISHIAWNAPLHQDGFINDDEVAELIELGAVGEIAGWAYSDRGVLLQEGTNSRVASVALEQPAHRLIIGVAGAVKKSEAILAALHGKLITGLITDEAAAQAILSKI, encoded by the coding sequence ATTGTTTCAATTATTGGGAATATGTCTCATTCTGGGCGTGCAGGTCGTCACGAAGTGGTTATGCATTTATCCGATCGCGTCGGTTCCCAAGCTTACCCAGTGCCGACTCCCGTTGTTGCGACTAGTGTCGAAGAACGAGAACTCTTGCAGACTCAGCGATCGTTTCTCGCCGTCAAAACTCTTGCAGAGCAGGCCAAAGCAACCTTTGTTGGAATTAGTCACATTGCCTGGAATGCTCCGTTACATCAAGACGGCTTCATCAATGACGATGAGGTGGCTGAATTGATTGAACTCGGAGCTGTAGGAGAAATTGCAGGTTGGGCTTACAGCGATCGTGGAGTATTGCTGCAAGAGGGGACAAACAGTCGGGTTGCTAGTGTAGCCCTCGAACAACCCGCTCATCGACTCATTATTGGTGTGGCGGGCGCTGTGAAAAAGTCGGAGGCGATTTTGGCTGCTCTGCATGGCAAGTTGATTACAGGACTGATTACCGATGAAGCTGCTGCCCAAGCGATTCTTTCTAAAATTTAG
- a CDS encoding sugar-binding transcriptional regulator: protein MEQPFLERRDASKAGLPLRARKLDLAAHAAWLYYIAGNTQEEIAAKLNVSRQAAQRLVALAVSEKLIKFRLDHPLSECIALAESLRDRFDLSLCEVVPTDAGNGIHYTELVYVLPPT from the coding sequence ATGGAACAACCTTTTTTAGAGCGGCGCGATGCCAGCAAAGCTGGCTTGCCCCTTCGGGCGCGCAAATTAGACTTGGCTGCTCATGCTGCTTGGCTCTATTACATCGCCGGCAATACGCAAGAAGAAATCGCAGCCAAGCTCAATGTGTCCCGGCAAGCTGCACAACGGTTAGTGGCACTGGCGGTCAGTGAAAAATTGATTAAATTTCGACTCGATCATCCTCTGAGTGAATGCATTGCTTTGGCTGAGTCGTTACGCGATCGCTTTGATCTCTCACTTTGTGAAGTAGTACCAACTGACGCAGGCAATGGGATACATTATACGGAATTGGTGTATGTGCTGCCACCCACCTAG
- a CDS encoding SDR family oxidoreductase, translating into MSPLLTVAIVSLVFSALIGPGFMWTRQTELQAAVGSQYFDADPKVVEQQMINSVPMRRLGSLEEVANGVAFLMSEEASYITGFNLEVTGGE; encoded by the coding sequence ATGTCGCCATTATTAACAGTGGCGATCGTTAGTTTAGTTTTCTCTGCGTTGATTGGCCCTGGTTTTATGTGGACGAGGCAAACCGAATTACAAGCAGCAGTAGGATCACAGTACTTTGATGCCGATCCCAAGGTGGTTGAGCAACAGATGATCAATTCAGTGCCAATGCGGCGTTTAGGAAGCCTGGAAGAGGTGGCGAATGGAGTCGCGTTTTTGATGAGCGAAGAGGCAAGCTATATTACTGGGTTTAACTTGGAGGTGACTGGGGGAGAATAA
- a CDS encoding type II toxin-antitoxin system VapC family toxin has translation MRLPCNGRSLLIRERLQSTNVEEIAVCSVVKAELFYGAMRSNNPTRTLARQQEFLKLFVSLPFDDSTALVYGRIRAELLASGTPIGPNDFQIAAIALTHNLTLVTHNTREFSRVSGLAIEDWEQGRMALR, from the coding sequence ATGCGTTTGCCCTGCAACGGTAGGTCGCTCTTAATTCGAGAACGCTTACAGTCAACAAATGTAGAAGAGATTGCTGTGTGTTCAGTAGTCAAGGCAGAGTTGTTTTATGGCGCAATGAGAAGCAATAACCCAACTAGAACGTTAGCAAGACAGCAGGAGTTTCTCAAATTGTTTGTATCTCTACCCTTTGATGATTCTACAGCACTTGTTTACGGGAGAATTCGTGCAGAACTATTAGCGAGTGGAACGCCGATTGGCCCCAATGATTTTCAAATAGCAGCGATCGCCTTGACACATAATTTAACATTAGTTACACACAACACCAGAGAATTCAGTCGTGTCAGTGGATTGGCGATTGAAGATTGGGAACAGGGGCGAATGGCACTAAGATAA
- a CDS encoding peroxiredoxin-like family protein — MNTQTSSLSPDIYSILSQTQRLRVSDGEIKPVLDGCSHTSKLLVLIWSQLGDFDNLEYAWWLRKEKEQIQARGITIRAIGIGDRNSGIKFCEYTGFPQEWLFVDAKAQIHSLLGLYRGLSLQFPLLSTSQKAWLNLMLMCAGIGSPGTLKEVFRGYKGDKKAPQLIADDEVVRGTPLPPIKGAFFKAAGGKSFQRPFELATLRLRNMTEVLSNWKIYVPDSSYLTQRGATFLFDSQGQLIYSHRDRGILGFAENMSNPLSFLYE, encoded by the coding sequence ATGAATACTCAGACAAGCTCCCTTTCTCCAGATATCTATTCGATTTTGAGCCAAACTCAACGCTTGCGGGTTAGTGATGGCGAGATTAAACCTGTTTTAGATGGTTGCAGCCATACTTCAAAGCTACTCGTACTTATATGGTCGCAGTTGGGGGATTTTGATAATTTAGAATATGCTTGGTGGCTGCGGAAAGAAAAAGAACAGATCCAAGCCAGAGGAATTACAATTCGTGCTATTGGAATTGGCGATCGCAATTCTGGAATCAAGTTTTGCGAATATACGGGTTTCCCTCAAGAATGGTTGTTTGTAGATGCAAAAGCCCAAATTCATAGCCTTTTAGGTCTTTATCGCGGTTTATCTCTACAATTCCCTCTGCTATCAACTTCACAAAAAGCTTGGCTAAATTTAATGTTGATGTGTGCGGGGATTGGTAGCCCAGGAACGTTGAAGGAAGTTTTTCGGGGTTATAAAGGTGATAAAAAAGCACCACAGTTAATTGCTGATGATGAAGTTGTAAGGGGTACGCCATTACCACCAATCAAAGGTGCATTTTTCAAAGCGGCTGGAGGAAAAAGTTTTCAGCGACCTTTTGAATTAGCAACCTTGCGCCTACGAAATATGACCGAAGTTTTGAGTAATTGGAAGATTTACGTACCAGACTCATCTTATTTAACACAACGTGGGGCAACTTTCTTATTCGATTCTCAAGGACAATTAATTTACTCACATCGAGATCGCGGCATTTTAGGCTTTGCGGAAAATATGAGCAATCCCTTATCTTTCTTGTATGAGTAG
- a CDS encoding IS1 family transposase yields MHCPKCNSKNVVKNGCTHYGKQRLKCQNCGRQFVENPTRQPINHSTRELIDKLLLERVSLAAMPSATPRANARVTGVSLRWLQYYVNQKYYQVSKSVEVTKKKPGRLVIQIDEMWSYVGSKANKQWIWLAIDSETREIVGVYVGDRSAQAAKQLWRSLPPVYRQCAVCYTDFWEAYKQVLPSKRHCAVGKDSGQTSYIERLNNTLRQRVSRLVRKTLSFSKSLDNHIGSVWYFVHHYNASLRS; encoded by the coding sequence ATGCATTGCCCTAAATGCAACTCGAAAAACGTTGTTAAAAACGGATGTACTCACTACGGAAAACAACGTTTAAAATGCCAAAATTGTGGACGACAGTTTGTTGAAAACCCAACCAGACAACCAATCAACCACTCAACACGTGAGTTAATAGATAAACTCTTACTTGAACGGGTATCATTGGCCGCGATGCCTTCGGCAACGCCAAGGGCGAACGCTCGCGTTACTGGTGTCTCACTGCGTTGGTTACAATACTATGTAAATCAGAAATATTACCAAGTTAGCAAATCTGTTGAAGTTACTAAAAAAAAACCAGGTCGGTTGGTTATCCAGATTGATGAGATGTGGTCTTATGTGGGGTCAAAAGCGAATAAGCAGTGGATATGGCTTGCCATCGACTCTGAAACACGAGAAATTGTCGGAGTATATGTTGGAGATCGTTCCGCTCAAGCGGCAAAACAATTATGGCGATCGCTTCCGCCAGTGTATCGTCAATGTGCAGTTTGTTACACAGATTTTTGGGAGGCTTACAAACAAGTATTACCTAGTAAACGGCATTGTGCAGTTGGTAAGGATAGTGGTCAGACAAGCTATATTGAACGATTAAATAACACTTTACGCCAACGAGTTTCACGCTTAGTACGTAAAACATTGTCATTCTCAAAATCACTTGACAATCATATCGGGTCAGTCTGGTATTTTGTTCATCACTATAACGCTAGTTTACGAAGTTAA
- a CDS encoding DUF4351 domain-containing protein encodes MSYDNTAKYLAELYPAEFAKWLLPDKNTEVTVLKTELSIDPIRADYVTFLQTSSRILHIEFQTLPKSNPPIPLRVLDYYVRLKRQYNTPVTQVVIFLQQSSDPIAFTEEYTDEFTIHRYRVIRLWEQDSALFLDNPALLPLAPLTRTDSPATLLSQVAQNIAKIPDRDERQNIAGCTEIFAGLRFEKDLIRQFLREDIMQESVIYQDIVQKEAFKYTSRLLNRRFSEIDSSILERIQRLSTENLEALGEALLDFSSVDDLVAWLDQLR; translated from the coding sequence TTGAGTTACGATAATACTGCCAAATACTTAGCTGAATTGTATCCAGCAGAGTTTGCCAAGTGGTTGCTACCAGATAAGAATACAGAAGTTACAGTACTTAAAACTGAACTTTCAATAGATCCGATCCGCGCAGATTATGTCACATTTTTGCAAACAAGTAGTCGGATTTTGCACATTGAGTTTCAGACTCTCCCCAAATCTAATCCACCGATTCCTTTGCGGGTATTAGACTATTACGTGAGATTGAAACGGCAATATAACACACCAGTAACCCAAGTCGTTATCTTCTTGCAACAAAGTAGTGACCCTATTGCATTTACTGAAGAATACACAGATGAGTTCACAATTCACCGTTATCGAGTTATACGGTTATGGGAACAAGATTCAGCTTTGTTTCTGGATAATCCAGCGCTATTGCCTCTTGCGCCTTTAACTCGAACTGATTCCCCAGCAACTTTATTATCCCAAGTAGCTCAAAATATCGCTAAAATTCCAGATAGGGATGAAAGGCAGAACATTGCAGGATGTACAGAGATATTTGCAGGTTTAAGGTTTGAAAAAGATTTAATTCGTCAATTTTTACGGGAGGATATTATGCAGGAATCTGTTATTTACCAAGACATTGTTCAGAAGGAAGCTTTTAAGTATACTTCACGTTTATTAAATAGACGTTTTTCAGAAATAGATTCATCAATTTTAGAGCGAATTCAACGTTTATCAACTGAAAATCTAGAAGCCCTTGGAGAAGCTCTACTAGATTTTTCATCAGTTGATGATTTAGTAGCTTGGCTAGACCAATTAAGATAA
- a CDS encoding DUF3775 domain-containing protein, with translation MMKMNFLTIDKVNKIIELAKLVYGSKAPQSISDIKLTDSNTQAKELIEFLIERQTLNTPINTLSEYINNLSSEETAEAIALMVLGRRDSERQPSDFLELVKEAQGVERHYLVEKSLLAKYLHSGLEKLNLH, from the coding sequence ATGATGAAAATGAATTTCCTGACCATTGACAAAGTAAACAAAATTATTGAGCTTGCTAAGTTAGTTTACGGTTCCAAAGCTCCCCAATCAATATCTGATATAAAATTAACAGATTCCAATACACAAGCAAAAGAATTAATCGAATTTTTGATTGAGCGTCAAACATTAAACACTCCCATAAATACATTGTCTGAATACATAAATAATCTTTCTTCGGAGGAAACAGCAGAAGCTATAGCACTGATGGTACTTGGTCGTAGAGATTCTGAGAGACAACCATCGGATTTCCTTGAGTTAGTGAAAGAGGCTCAAGGAGTCGAAAGACATTATCTAGTTGAAAAGTCTTTGTTAGCTAAATACCTACATTCGGGATTGGAAAAACTAAATCTTCATTGA